The following coding sequences are from one Eleginops maclovinus isolate JMC-PN-2008 ecotype Puerto Natales chromosome 11, JC_Emac_rtc_rv5, whole genome shotgun sequence window:
- the LOC134872482 gene encoding zinc finger MYM-type protein 1-like yields the protein MAETTPPSRTGVPVGIASTTLSDDPGCWPSVLTSSMRCEIVKKGPVQIMDIEFPQNLDNPPRRFTKDSYKRTMKNGENIHRSWLVYSIHTDGVFCFPCTVFGKRERDNALTTCGYGGWKNLSYRLKKHECTKVHCDNVKKWHDLQRRLQTSTLIDQRQMELMQLEVEHWKGVIRRVIAIVSHLAERNQALRGTTSTVYDRHNGNFLAQVELLAQFDPVMNEHIRRIQCKETKVHYLSGVIQNEIIQLVGDKILQEIARRVHKAKYFSVIMDCTPDISHKEQLSVVLRIVNCETPVSIAEHFLGFVHVEDTTGKGLSEILLDQLEKHNLSISDCRGQSYDNGSNMMGHKQGVQARILELNNKALCIPCSSHTLNLVVSDAAKSSVLSMSFFGMLQRLYNLFSSSVHRWAILKQHVKQLTLKPLSGTRWEARIDSVKVVRYHLPEILDGLSALETYATEKGDSETMSSAKSLHGELKTWSFLLCTITWYNVLYQVNHMSKLLQSPDVSMQTLKKETEGVTEYLEDFRENGLASSQTDAMEIAEDLEIERKLPEKRQRKKKRQFLYESTDETQSTPEEAFRRDFFLPLVDTAITSLKDRFSRLEGVYALYDFLFSIDIMRATIKTGKLHERCRKVEQTLHDIDADDLALEINSAVHTFPDEVSRCPFKMLDYIYSEKLLDLYSNLSIALRLLLTLPVSVASGERSFSSLKRIKNYMRSTMSQERLSGLALMSIESDVRRSLDLEGIVSAFAEAKGRKQQFQ from the coding sequence atggcagagaccaccccaccatccagaactggggtacctgtaggtattgcaagcaccacattaagtgatgacccaggatgttggcccagtgtcctaacaagcagtatgcgctgtgaaatagtcaaaaaaggacctgtgcaaatcatggacattgaattcccgcaaaacttagacaatcctcctcgaagattcaccaaggacagttacaaaagaaccatgaaaaatggtgagaatatacatcgatcgtggctggtgtattccatccacacagatggagtgttctgtttcccttgtactgttttcgggaagcgtgagcgtgacaatgccttaacgacctgtggctacggtggatggaagaacctttcctatcgcctaaaaaaacacgagtgcacaaaggtgcactgtgacaatgtgaaaaagtggcacgaccttcagaggagactgcaaaccagtacactgattgatcaaagacagatggagttgatgcaacttgaagttgaacactggaaaggcgtgattcggagagtgattgccatagtttcccatctggcagaacgcaaccaggctttgagaggaactaccagtaccgtgtatgatcgccacaatgggaattttctggctcaagtggaactcctagcacagtttgatccggtaatgaatgaacacatcagacgaatacaatgcaaagagacaaaggtgcattacctgagtggagtcattcagaacgaaatcattcagctggtcggagacaaaatcctacaggagattgcaagaagagtgcacaaagcaaaatacttctccgtgatcatggattgcactcctgacatcagccacaaggaacaactttctgttgttctcaggattgtcaactgtgaaacacctgtttctattgctgagcattttttgggatttgtacatgttgaagacacaactggtaaagggctcagtgaaatcctgcttgaccagttggagaagcacaacctcagcatttcagattgccgtgggcagtcatacgacaatggcagcaatatgatgggccacaaacagggtgtgcaggcaagaattttagagctgaacaacaaggcgctatgcatcccatgcagcagtcacacactaaatctggttgtgtcagatgctgccaagtcttcagtgttgtccatgtctttttttggtatgctgcaacgactgtacaaccttttcagttcctctgtgcaccgctgggcaattttgaagcagcatgtgaagcagctcacccttaagccactttcagggacgagatgggaggcccgaattgacagtgtgaaggtagtgcggtaccatctacctgaaatactagacggactgtcagcactggagacatatgctacagagaagggggactcagagaccatgtcctcagcaaaaagcttacatggtgagcttaaaacatggtcctttcttctgtgcacaataacctggtacaacgttttgtatcaggttaaccatatgagcaagctcctccagagcccggatgtttcaatgcaaacactgaaaaaagaaaccgagggagtgacagagtacctagaagatttcagggaaaatggactcgcatcaagccaaacggatgcaatggagattgcagaagatctggaaattgagaggaaattgcctgagaaaaggcaacgtaaaaagaaaaggcagttcctttacgagagtacagatgaaacccaatcgaccccagaagaggccttcagaagggacttcttcctgcctttggttgacactgccatcaccagcctaaaagacagattttccagactggagggggtgtatgccctgtacgacttcctgttcagcattgatatcatgagggccacaatcaagactgggaaattgcatgagagatgcaggaaagtggaacaaaccctccatgatattgatgcagacgacttggcattggagatcaactctgctgtccacacctttccagatgaagtatccaggtgcccatttaaaatgctggactacatatacagtgagaagctgttggacctgtacagcaatttaagcattgcactgcgcctacttctgacccttcctgtctcggttgcctccggagagaggagcttttcatctctgaagcgcataaagaattacatgaggtcaactatgagccaagagaggctctctggactggcactcatgtcaattgagagtgacgtccgcaggtctttggacttggaggggattgtgtctgcatttgctgaggccaagggccgcaagcagcagtttcagtag